A segment of the candidate division WOR-3 bacterium genome:
ATGCTCTCAGGTCAATGTAGAATACGATGACGTCAGTCTCCGGCCAGTGTTCCTTGATAACCAGCGTGTCCTTGATGGTATTCATGCAGCAGATGTTGCCGCAGTAGGAATTGCCCGGTGGCTGGCACCGGGAGCCGACACACTGAATGAAGGCGACACTCTGGGGCCGCTTGCCATTGTCGAAACGCAGCAGCTCGCCACCAGTCGGGCCACCCGACGATGTCAGGCGTTCGAACTCGAGCGCAGTGATGACGTTGGGGAAACGACCGTAGCCGAACTCCCTCATGCCAAGGGGGTCGAAAGGTTCTATACCGGTGGCGATGATGATGGTACCGACCTCAAATTCCAGTTCACGGTCAACTGCGTCAAGGTCAATGCAGTGTTTCTCGCAGGCCTGAACACATTTGTCACAAGCGCGGGGTGTAGGACCCAGACAATCAGCCCGGTTCAGGACATACGCAGCCGGAATAGCCTGCGGAAATGGCTGATAGATTGCCCGGCGCTGAACCAGACCAAGGTTGAACTCATCCGGTCTGGACTGCGGGCAAGCCTTGGCACAGTCACCGCATGCAGTACACTCCTTTTCGTCAACCAGCCGGGCGTGGCGTCGGACCCGTACCCGGAAGTTCCCGACGTAGCCTGACACTTTCAGGACCTCGGTCAGGGTCAGGAGTTCGATGTTGGGATGTCGACCGACATCCGCCATCTTTGGCGCAAGTATTCATATCGCGCAGTCCATCGTCGGGTAGGTCTTGTTGAGCTGGGCCATGATGCCGCCGAGGCACGGGCCCTGCTCAACCAAGTACACCTTCCGGCCGGTGTCGGCAATGTCCAGCGCAGCCTGGATGCCGGCAATGCCGCCGCCAACTACCATTGCCGCCTGTTTGATTGGGAAACGGCGTTCGGTCAGCGGTTCGAGCAGACGCGCTTTAGCGACCGCCATCCGAACCAGGTCCCAAGCTTTGGCAGTAGCCTTTGCTGGTTCCCGGAGATGGACCCAGGAGCAGCCTTCGCGGATGTTGACCATCTCAAGGAGCGATGGGTTGAGGCCGCATTGCTCAAGACAGGCCTTGAACGTAGGTTCGTGCATCCGCGGGGAGCAGGCCGCAACAACGACCCGGTTCAGACCGTACTCGGCAACAGCCTGCTGTATCTGCTTTTGTCCGGACTCAGAGCAAGTGTATTTTGCGGTCGCCGCGTGGACGACATCGGGCAGAGAACCGGCAAGCCGGCAGACCTGTTCGACATCAACCGTACCGGCGATGTTGGTACCGCAGTGGCAGACGAAGACGCCGACTCGTGGCTCAGGCATTGAGATCACCTCCTTGATCACAGATTGTGTCAGCCAGAATATCAACTATGTTCTGGACCGCAGGCACATTCTCAATGCTCGCGGTCGCACAGCGTAGATGGATGTCACATTTCGGACAAGCGGTCACGATGCGGTTCGCGCCGGTTGCACAGGCTTCGGCCAGGCGCTGTTCCTGCAGGCGCTTCACAGCCGGGCCACATTCAATCCAGCAGGTGCCGCCACAGCAGGTGGCCTGCTCACGGTTGTGCTCCATCTCGACGAGTTCGAGCCCGGGAATCGTCTCAAGCAGTCGGCGGGGTGGGTCAAAGATGCCAAGGTGAAGGCCAAGCCGGCACGGGTCCTGAAAGGTGACCCGGGTCTTGCCGGCGCGCGGCTGAAGACTGAGGGCTGAAGGCCGAATCCGGTTGACAAGAACCTCGGTGATATGAGCGGTTTCAAAGCCAAGCTCACCGAAGTTGCGCCGGTAGTCTAGCCGAAACGTGCGCAGGCATTCCGGGCAGGAGAATACAACGAGGCGCGCTCCAGATTCACGGACAATCTTGAGGTTCCGTTCGGCCAGCAGACGGAAGTTCTGAATATCACCTTGCCATAAGAGGTCATGACCGCAGCAGCGCTCATCCACAAGCAGGTTCGGTTCGATGCCAGCCAGATTGAGCAGCCGGATTGCGTTCAGGGCGGTTCGCAGCGGCTGGACCGCAAGGTAGCCGAACACCGGCTCGAAATAGGGCGCGCAGCCCGTGAAGTAGATGACATCGCTCTTGCTGTTCGTGCGCACCGAACCGTCAAGCCA
Coding sequences within it:
- a CDS encoding FAD-dependent oxidoreductase → MPEPRVGVFVCHCGTNIAGTVDVEQVCRLAGSLPDVVHAATAKYTCSESGQKQIQQAVAEYGLNRVVVAACSPRMHEPTFKACLEQCGLNPSLLEMVNIREGCSWVHLREPAKATAKAWDLVRMAVAKARLLEPLTERRFPIKQAAMVVGGGIAGIQAALDIADTGRKVYLVEQGPCLGGIMAQLNKTYPTMDCAI
- a CDS encoding (Fe-S)-binding protein, whose translation is MNSCIPRAVWTCIDCGKCTAVCPVARTGLGFSPRSFIQRAVRKNTDSALYNRALFACLACDRCRTVCMSGISFAELTKELRAAARTRGALGQPAHSGVLQIMMRMMARSDRPQNRLAWLDGSVRTNSKSDVIYFTGCAPYFEPVFGYLAVQPLRTALNAIRLLNLAGIEPNLLVDERCCGHDLLWQGDIQNFRLLAERNLKIVRESGARLVVFSCPECLRTFRLDYRRNFGELGFETAHITEVLVNRIRPSALSLQPRAGKTRVTFQDPCRLGLHLGIFDPPRRLLETIPGLELVEMEHNREQATCCGGTCWIECGPAVKRLQEQRLAEACATGANRIVTACPKCDIHLRCATASIENVPAVQNIVDILADTICDQGGDLNA